The genomic DNA TGACGATGCATATGCACTGAGCGACTTACGTATAAAGTTCACGAACCCGAAGGCTCAGGAATACTGGGCCGCGAACATGGAAAAGTACGAGAAGTACAAGCGCGAACAGGTGGCGGAACTCCGCCGTGCCGAACAGCAGCACCACGCCGATATCCGCAGCATGTCGGGCTCGTTTACCGACCCGCGCGACGGCCAGACCTACCGCACCATCAAGGTGGAAGGCCGTGAATGGTTCGCGCAGAACGTGAACTACGAAGTGCCGGGCCATTCCTGGTGCTACGAGGACAAGGAAAACTACTGCACCCGCAGCGGAAAGCTTTACGACCTGGAAGGCGCCCGCAAGGCATGCCCCGAAGGCTGGCACCTGCCGCGAGACCGCGAATGGATGGATATGCTCGTTGGGCTTACCAAGTGCTACGAGGGCGTGGACAAGTGCGGAAAGTTTGCGGAAAAAATGAAGGCGACTACCGGCTGGCACGGTGGTGGCGGTACGGATGAATACGGTTTCTCCGTATATTCTTCGGGTTACCGCAAGGTGATTGGCAAGTCTATCGTGCGCTATGAAGAGATGGGCGAGTATGCCGGTTTCTGGAGCGCGCAGAACGGCCGCAACGAAACAATCTGGCTCTGGTCCATGGGCCGCATGAGCGACCAGATGGTGCGCCAGCTCGTGCCGAACAATTCAAAGAACAACGCCTACTCCGTCCGCTGCATCAACGGAAATTGACACTTTAGTGTCATCCTGAGCGAAGCGCAAGCGGAGTCGATATACGAAACTAGGAAACTTGTTTCCTTAGTTGAGTTAGGTTCGAAGGAGCAGGATCTAAAAAAGAGAGCCTAAAAAGGCTCTCTTCTTGTATGTATCAAAATGCGTCGCGCCGTAGGGCGGGGCGTATATTACATCTGGCGGATCGGGAAGAGTCCGAGCAGGTCGAGTACGTTCTCGAGCACAATCTGCGTGGCCTGAACCAGGAACAAACGGGACTTTTCTTCGGCACTCCCGAGCACGCGGTCTTCGTGGATGAACTTGTGCGCGGCTTCTGCGATTTCCAAGGCGTACTGAGCGAGAACGCTCGGTTCGTCACCGGCGACTGCATCAAGAATCTTCTTGCCCTTCTTCGACAGAATATTGATGAGGCTGTAGGCCGCATCGTCACTGAGTTCGGCGAAGTTCACATCCTTGATTGCGGCGGCAAGGTCCGCGCGTTCAATGCCGGCCTTGCGCATAATGCTGCAGAGGCGTACGTGGGCATTCTGCACATACGGACCCGTATCGCCTTCGAAGCTCATCACGGCATCCCAGTCAAAGCGCACATCCTTCAAGCGGCTGTTCTTGAGGTCGTTGAAGGTGAGGGCGCTTATGCCGATTTGGCGCGCGATGAGTTCCTTGTTTTCGAGGTTCGGATTCTTCTCGTCGATGAATTCAAGAATCTTCTTCTGGGCGGCTTCAATCACATCGCGCAACAGGCTTGCGGTACCCGTGCGGGTCTTGCCCTTTTCCCACTTGCCGTCCACCAGCTGCAGAATCACGCCGAACGGAATGTGGTACATGTCCTTGTACCATTCACGGCCCATCTTCTTCAGCACATGGAATACCTGCTTGAAGTGGAGCGCCTGTCCGAGGTCCACCACGTAAAGGCACTTGTCGAAGTTGTATTCCTTCTTGCGGTAACAAGCGGCGGCAAGGTCGCGGGTCGCGTACAGCGTAGAACCGTCGCTCTTGCGAATCAGGCAGGGGTTCAGGTCGAATTCGTCCAGCATCACCACGTCCAAATCCTGGCTCTTCACCATCAGGTTCTTTTCGCGGAGTTCGTCGAGAATGGCCGGAATCTTGTCTTCGAAGAAGGATTCGCCGGTGTAGTGGTCAAAGCTCACGCCCATCATGTCGTAGATGCGCATGAGTTCCTTGAGCGTTGCGGCGCGGAAGGCGGTCCAGAGCTTGCGGTAGAATTCGTCGCCCTGTTCCAGCTTGGTAAATGCGGCACGCGCTTCGTCTTCGAGGCCCGGCTCTTCCTTGCTGGCCTTGGAGAAGGCTGCATAAAGGACGTTCAGTTCCTTCACGGTAAGGCTATCGAGCGTGGCGTCATCCGTCGGGCGGTTTTCACGCAGGTACATTACGATGAGCTTGCCGAAAGCGGTACCCCAGTCGCCGAGATGGTTGATGCGTTCCACCTTGTAGCCTGCTGCCTTGTAGATGCGGGAAAGCGAGTTCCCGATCATCGTGGAGCGCAGGTGGTGGAAGGCGAGTTCCTTGCCGATGTTCGGGGAACTGAAGTCGATGCACACGACCTTCCCGTTCGGGGCGGCGTGCCCGTATTCCAAGCCCTTCGCGGCAATTTCTTCGAGAGTCGACTTCGCGAGGAATCCGCGGTCGATGAAGAAGTTCAGGTAGCCGTTCACGGCTTCCACCTTCGAAAGGCCTGCGGGGAGTTTCACCTGTGCGGCCAAATCTTCCGCAATCATTTTCGGGGCCTTGCGCATCACCTTCGCGAGCGAGAAACACGGAATGGTAAAGTTGCCGTGGCTGGTGTCAGGCGGCACGGAGATAAGCTTGAGTGCGGCTTCCTTCTCGAAGGAACCGGTGGCGGCGAGCGCCTCTGCGATTTCTTGCTCAAACGAGTTCATCTTCACTGCTCTTCTTCTTAGTGGTCTTCTTCACAAAGTCGTTTTCGTCGAGGGTTTCAATCTTGCCGTCGGCGTACAGGCGGTCAAGCGAAATCTCGCTCCTCTTTTCTTCTTCGAACAGGTGGACCATCAGGTCGAGGCCCGCGTCGAACACTGCCCAGCGCACGCCTTCCTTGTATTCCACGCCTACAGACGGGAGCTTGTTCGCCTTGAATTCCTTGCGCAGTTCGTTCAGAATCGCCTGCATCTGGGCTTCGCTCTCGCAGGTCGCCACAAGGAAGTAGTCGGTCACGTCCTTGACTCCGCGGAGGTCCATCAGTTGCACGTTCTGGGCGCGAAGTTCAAACAAAATGCTTGCGCCGACTTGTACGGACTGGGGAAGTTCTTGCTTCTTAGTTGTCATCTGTTTCTTCCTGTTCAGGTTTTATTATTTGTTCAAAATCCTTGCCGATGTAAACGGCCACGTCGACTACCGCCCTCTTGCTCACGACGGTAAGCACGTTCTTTGTCTTGAGGGTCTGTGCCAGCGCCTGTGCGCCTTCCCATTCTGGGTTGCGGAGCACGATGATGGTCTCGTCGTTATTCTGCAGGCGGTCGTTGCCGAAACTTACCACGTCGAAGCCGTTCTCGCGCAAGAAGGTGCGCATCTTTACGGCGGCACCCGGTATCCCGCAACTGTTCAGGACTTCGACATCGCCCTTGTAGGTGCGTTTTTCCTTCACGACGACCTTCTTTTCTTCGCAGCCCGAAAGCAGCAAAACGCTTATTGCCAGCGCGGCAAAAACGAGCGGGCGCAGTCCCTTTCTAAAGATGTCGTGACGTGGTAAATGCACGCGTCAAAGATAGAAATTTTCAATAGGGCGAACCTTCTACCTGCAATAATAACCCGTTCTCCACGGGCATCCGTAGTAGTAACGGAGCGGGCCGTACGCCTTCCGGGCGTCGTTCTCGTTCACGAGCATCAGCTGGATGTAGGAATTCTCCGTGGGCTTGTATTCCAGCGCTATTGCGGGGAGCACGAATTCCACCTTGCCCTGGCGCACGTCTTCTTTTGCGATGGGCGCTCCGGAACTGAAATTCGCGTACAGTGGCATCCATAACCCGAGATCGGCATACAGGTGAAGGTCGGGTGTGAATTCGTAGGCGAGGTGGGCGAGGTAGCTCTGCTGGGCAAAACTGCCGAATGGCCCGCTGGTAAAGCTTGCAGAATAGGTGAACCCTACGCTCAGGGCCTGGTCTATCGAGGATTTGCGCAGCAGGCGTTCTCGCGGGAAGTACGAGCGGTTCCAGGGAATGCCGTCGTCGGGAATCAGGTAAACGGTGTCGATAATCGAATCGCCGGCGGTGCCTGCTAATTTCGCAGTAGTGTCGCGCTCGGCTACGGCGGAATCAGCCTTTGCAGGAGTCTCTGCAAAAGATAAAACTGCTAGTGCAAATATGAGTGCGAATATCAACCGCATACAATGAATATAGCATTTAGGACGGTCACTAGTCATTGGTCAATGGTCGTTAGAAAAGGCTTTTTGAAATAAAACAATCGGGTGGCGAAGCCACGATTATAAAACTAATGACTAAAAACTAATGACTAGACGATTTCGTTCTTGACGTTCACGTGGATAACAGTGGGCTTCCACGTCTTGGCTTCGTCTTCGCTCATGGTCGCGTAGGCAACGATAATCACGAGGTCGCCGGGCTGCACGAGGCGAGCTGCGGCACCGTTCAGGCAGATGACGCCCGAGCCCGCGGGGCCTTCGATAACGTATGTGTCGAGGCGGTTCCCGTTGTTCACGTCGAGCACGCCCACCTTCTCGAAGGGGAGGATGTGCGCGGCATCCATCAGGTCGCGGGCGATAGTGATGGAACCCTCGTAATTGAGGTTCGCATCGGTAACCGTGGCTCTGTGAATCTTGCTTTTGAGTAATTCCAGCTGCATGGTGCGCTTAGAACTTGACCTGGAATGCTCCGAGCACGCCCTTTTCGGGGGTCGGGATGATTCCGAAACTGAAGCGGTTTGCGTCGGGGTTGCTATCCCACTGCGTGCCGAAGAATGCGTCGGCGAACGACCAGATGTGCGCTGCTGCGACACCGAGGAGGCCGTACCACCAGGCGGAGCTGCCATCAACAAAGAGATAGGCGGTAACACCGACACTCGTTACCCACAGGGCGTCCATCCAGATAGCCTTCGTGGCCTGGCTGGATTTCCACTGGTAGTAGCTGGGGAGGAGCAGAGATACGTATGCAAGGCTCTGGTTGCCAGAACGGTGGCGGTAGGAACGGTCGATATCGGCATCTTCCATGCCTTGAGAGCGCTGGGAGAGCCAGTCTTCTTCACTTACGCCGAGCTTGTTCCAGGGCTTCTGGAGGTATTCGGATATGCGGACGCCGAGTTCAACGAGACGGGTAAGCTTGTCGCGGGTGATGCCCTCTTCCTTGGCCTGCTGGAATTCCCATTGGGTCAGTCCGAGGTCTTCGTAACGGAAACCTTCCCACTGGTCACCGGAGGCCTTGGCCTCGCCAGCGGGTTCGTCGCTTGCAGATTCATCGTCCCCGTATGAGTAGGACTGCTCGGTAGAATCGTCATTTGACGGTTCATCGTCGAACTGTGCGAAAGCCATCGCACCGACAAAGAACACTGCTAGAACAATCTTGCTCCAAATAGACATGTTTTACCTACTTCTATCCGTAATGCCGGGGGAGGGAATCGAACCCTCACACTCTCGCGAGTACCGGATTTTGAGTCCGGCGCGTCTACCAATTTCACCACCCCGGCTTAGGGGTAACACAAATATAGCACAGTTTTTGCCTTTTTTGTAGGGAAAAAGGCGATATTTGCTCAAAATAAGCGAATTTTCAGGCGAAAACGTGCCGATGCGCTGCATTATTTTTTCAAAATGGGCCTGAATTCAACATTGAGCGGCGTGAGTTTGCTCGCTCCGAAGTCAACGGCCTTTTCCTTGGTCTCGAACTTGCCGGTCTGCACCAGGTAGAGCGTCTTGGTTTCGCCTACGCGTTCTTCGATGGTTCCTTTGATGCCCTGTTTTTTGAGGTTGTTGACCA from Fibrobacter sp. UWR3 includes the following:
- a CDS encoding fibrobacter succinogenes major paralogous domain-containing protein → MFCSKTKFFVCFAVLAGIAFAAPPKTWDAIYKAEGEGDYTAVKIVGNIRMGKYTNYKEIQPVSFKVEDGMFSFSASGNMVVPANKIEKENFYQQCDKSKEAWVSYFNKPMTFGKEEQIVHIAGVDLACGDDAYALSDLRIKFTNPKAQEYWAANMEKYEKYKREQVAELRRAEQQHHADIRSMSGSFTDPRDGQTYRTIKVEGREWFAQNVNYEVPGHSWCYEDKENYCTRSGKLYDLEGARKACPEGWHLPRDREWMDMLVGLTKCYEGVDKCGKFAEKMKATTGWHGGGGTDEYGFSVYSSGYRKVIGKSIVRYEEMGEYAGFWSAQNGRNETIWLWSMGRMSDQMVRQLVPNNSKNNAYSVRCINGN
- the argS gene encoding arginine--tRNA ligase, translated to MNSFEQEIAEALAATGSFEKEAALKLISVPPDTSHGNFTIPCFSLAKVMRKAPKMIAEDLAAQVKLPAGLSKVEAVNGYLNFFIDRGFLAKSTLEEIAAKGLEYGHAAPNGKVVCIDFSSPNIGKELAFHHLRSTMIGNSLSRIYKAAGYKVERINHLGDWGTAFGKLIVMYLRENRPTDDATLDSLTVKELNVLYAAFSKASKEEPGLEDEARAAFTKLEQGDEFYRKLWTAFRAATLKELMRIYDMMGVSFDHYTGESFFEDKIPAILDELREKNLMVKSQDLDVVMLDEFDLNPCLIRKSDGSTLYATRDLAAACYRKKEYNFDKCLYVVDLGQALHFKQVFHVLKKMGREWYKDMYHIPFGVILQLVDGKWEKGKTRTGTASLLRDVIEAAQKKILEFIDEKNPNLENKELIARQIGISALTFNDLKNSRLKDVRFDWDAVMSFEGDTGPYVQNAHVRLCSIMRKAGIERADLAAAIKDVNFAELSDDAAYSLINILSKKGKKILDAVAGDEPSVLAQYALEIAEAAHKFIHEDRVLGSAEEKSRLFLVQATQIVLENVLDLLGLFPIRQM
- the rsfS gene encoding ribosome silencing factor, whose translation is MTTKKQELPQSVQVGASILFELRAQNVQLMDLRGVKDVTDYFLVATCESEAQMQAILNELRKEFKANKLPSVGVEYKEGVRWAVFDAGLDLMVHLFEEEKRSEISLDRLYADGKIETLDENDFVKKTTKKKSSEDELV
- a CDS encoding LytR C-terminal domain-containing protein, with the translated sequence MHLPRHDIFRKGLRPLVFAALAISVLLLSGCEEKKVVVKEKRTYKGDVEVLNSCGIPGAAVKMRTFLRENGFDVVSFGNDRLQNNDETIIVLRNPEWEGAQALAQTLKTKNVLTVVSKRAVVDVAVYIGKDFEQIIKPEQEETDDN
- the panD gene encoding aspartate 1-decarboxylase: MQLELLKSKIHRATVTDANLNYEGSITIARDLMDAAHILPFEKVGVLDVNNGNRLDTYVIEGPAGSGVICLNGAAARLVQPGDLVIIVAYATMSEDEAKTWKPTVIHVNVKNEIV